In Fibrobacter sp. UWR2, the following are encoded in one genomic region:
- the opgC gene encoding OpgC domain-containing protein yields MRIRALDSIRGLLLLQMTLDHFGRPISYYLYQCFGFFSAAEGFFFLSGFVGMLAATSKGVKDPKQSWMRARAFKTWRYHIVTLVCLCLAAWLFLPRVTHFFDSLYNHPVQGSVLSLLLVNTPEWLDVLPLYVLFLLLGSFVFPLFVKADRKRMVLLLWLPSLCVWVAAQFGLRDMCNSVFPAWVSHGFFDPFGWQFVYFSGAATASWWRIARKSESAGDTLAVRSVKRLTPAIIVLLAVCFLWSHQFFPFGSLALPSDFFVSKDHVGVLRFVNFFAFMLGICAIVRRWPALLDFRPTNVMGRHSLDVYTAHIVLVYIWMSLPGEVRYHGPWNVVAPLFSCVLLWALAKLREPRVK; encoded by the coding sequence GTGAGAATCAGGGCTTTAGATTCTATACGGGGGCTCCTGCTCCTGCAGATGACCCTGGACCATTTCGGCAGGCCCATATCCTATTACCTTTATCAGTGCTTCGGCTTCTTCAGTGCGGCCGAAGGCTTTTTTTTCTTGTCCGGATTTGTCGGTATGCTCGCCGCGACAAGCAAGGGCGTGAAGGACCCGAAGCAGTCGTGGATGCGCGCCCGAGCCTTCAAGACATGGCGCTACCATATCGTGACGCTTGTATGCCTTTGCCTTGCGGCGTGGCTGTTCTTGCCCCGGGTCACGCACTTCTTCGATTCCCTGTACAATCATCCGGTGCAGGGGAGCGTGCTCAGCCTCCTGCTCGTGAATACTCCTGAATGGCTCGACGTGCTCCCGCTATACGTGCTGTTCCTGCTTCTGGGGTCGTTCGTGTTCCCGCTGTTCGTGAAGGCGGACCGCAAACGCATGGTGCTGTTGCTGTGGTTGCCGTCCCTTTGCGTGTGGGTTGCGGCGCAGTTCGGACTCCGCGACATGTGCAATTCCGTTTTCCCCGCCTGGGTAAGCCACGGGTTCTTTGACCCTTTCGGCTGGCAGTTCGTGTACTTCTCGGGTGCGGCGACCGCTTCCTGGTGGCGTATTGCCCGCAAAAGTGAATCCGCCGGCGACACGCTTGCCGTCCGCTCCGTCAAGAGGCTTACTCCCGCAATCATCGTGCTTCTTGCAGTCTGCTTCCTCTGGTCGCACCAGTTTTTCCCATTCGGGTCGCTAGCACTGCCTTCGGATTTCTTCGTGAGCAAGGACCATGTGGGGGTGCTGCGCTTTGTGAACTTCTTCGCGTTCATGTTGGGCATTTGCGCCATTGTGCGCAGGTGGCCGGCCCTTCTGGATTTCAGGCCGACAAACGTGATGGGCCGGCACAGCCTCGACGTCTATACCGCACATATCGTACTCGTCTATATCTGGATGTCGCTGCCTGGCGAGGTGCGTTACCACGGGCCGTGGAATGTCGTCGCTCCGCTCTTTTCGTGCGTGCTGCTCTGGGCGCTCGCCAAACTCCGCGAACCGCGAGTTAAATGA